Genomic DNA from Fimbriimonas ginsengisoli Gsoil 348:
CGAGCGACGCATGCGGCGATCGCGCGTGAACTTGGTATGAGCGGCCCGGCGGTCTATGCGCGGGTCCGCCGAATGGAACTGAGCGGGGTGATCCGGGGTTATTCCGTCGTCACCGATCCAGCCGCGCTGGGGTCTCCTCTGCTGGCGATCGTACGGGTGACCACGCGGCCGCTGGTAGGCGAAGGGGACTCCTTCGAGGCGATGGCGCTGGCGGAGCCACGCGTCGTCGCGTGCTACGACGTGGACGGTGAGGACAGCTACGTCCTCATTGCCCGCTGCGCGTCCCCGGAAGATTTGCGGCGGCTCCTCCTGCGGATTCGATCGCTTCCTCAAGTGATCCGTACGGTGAGTTCCATCGCCTTGGTCACAGTGAAAGAGCCCGGCGCCGGAGCCTCGAAGTGAGGTTCGGACGGGCTGACGCCCTTTTGACCGTGATCACCATGGTTTGGGGAGGCACGTTTCTCGTTGCCAAGCTCGCCCTCGCGCACATCGGACCGTTTGGCTTTTTGGCGACCCGGTTCACCATCGGCGCGGTCGTCCTTGCCGCCTTTACTCATCGGCGACTCCGGGGGCTGACGAAGCTAGAGCTGCAAGCGGGGATCGCCACCGGCCTGGCGGTGTTCGCCGCGTATGGCCTTCAGACGGTCGGGCTGGGGTACACGACGAGCAGCAAGTCGGCGTTCTTGACCGCGATGTACGTGCCGCTCGTACCGATATTGCAGCTTGCCCTCTTCGGCCGGCGGCCTTCGTTAGCGGCGGGCATCGGAGCGACGGTGTCGTTCGTCGGGCTGGGGCTCCTCTCGTTGAAGCCGGGCGCCGGCTTTGCGCTGGGGCTCGGGGAATGGCTCACGCTGGCGAGCGCGGTTGCCTGCGCGATTCAAATTCTGCTGATCAGCAAACACGCGGAGCAGGCGGACCCGATCCGGTTAGGGGTCGTGCAGCTCGCTTTTGTGGCGGCGCTCTCTTTGATGACGATGCCGTTCGTCGGCGAGGTTTTGCCTTCGTTCTCGCCGTCGCTGATCGCCGTGTCCGTCGGGATGGGGGTGCTTGGAACGGCGTTCGCGCTTGCCGGGATGAACTGGGCTCAGAGGACCGTGCCGGCGACACGGGCCGCGCTTTTGTACGCGATGGAGCCGATCTGGGCGGGGCTCGTGGGAGCGGCGGTTGGCGAGGAGCTTACGAAGTCGGCCCTCGCCGGCTCGTTCCTGATCATCGCGGGAACGGTGATCGCGGAGGTGAAGCTTCGCGATCTTGGATGGCTTGGCGGATTGCGCGCTAGA
This window encodes:
- a CDS encoding Lrp/AsnC family transcriptional regulator, which codes for MELDHLDHEILARLGQDGRATHAAIARELGMSGPAVYARVRRMELSGVIRGYSVVTDPAALGSPLLAIVRVTTRPLVGEGDSFEAMALAEPRVVACYDVDGEDSYVLIARCASPEDLRRLLLRIRSLPQVIRTVSSIALVTVKEPGAGASK
- a CDS encoding DMT family transporter, giving the protein MRFGRADALLTVITMVWGGTFLVAKLALAHIGPFGFLATRFTIGAVVLAAFTHRRLRGLTKLELQAGIATGLAVFAAYGLQTVGLGYTTSSKSAFLTAMYVPLVPILQLALFGRRPSLAAGIGATVSFVGLGLLSLKPGAGFALGLGEWLTLASAVACAIQILLISKHAEQADPIRLGVVQLAFVAALSLMTMPFVGEVLPSFSPSLIAVSVGMGVLGTAFALAGMNWAQRTVPATRAALLYAMEPIWAGLVGAAVGEELTKSALAGSFLIIAGTVIAEVKLRDLGWLGGLRARVGLGKRGPAHRGRTESLLEDPL